In Plasmodium brasilianum strain Bolivian I chromosome 1, whole genome shotgun sequence, a single genomic region encodes these proteins:
- a CDS encoding AAA family ATPase, which translates to MKTRNDKRTNVEQAMSDYLINLSNIYKNSYVLSDTENNEKKVWGKTNYSKLELVRKENSMARGGGSSTNQISSSSNNSNKMSGSNISRNNNSSNNNNSNSNCNSSSSRSRSNSAATNSSGGSTKDDDSSAEKSKSQYYEDIMNSIFTIKEREIYRNIKRLMKNEKNYLDIETNEYLYCYVFILAIKKIFYEIILQKKQNHILEKLNHEHVQQKQKNNMSSYYNNGVYIISKDQKKKSLLKENVSMELNHGEILYIARSNSTDETSKNGKASNNNSGSNGCYKGGHKDCSKDYDKDCKKEERIPLEQYKADIAEAKKKIGDNTNVVHFEIVDNADNADDYSRGKESKGFDEPHDDLQNGSKLGSNLYGAASQTNDGKRDTAKDEQNTATGSSANSAINKRSGEGIVKREKKKSNTLEKNYLTFIFEKLKNNKSYWLIPISVLSCIYLYYKMRERVSSFMYNHYMNISKYFSSMFLGNSISGDKLIYKDYNHFFYNISKNNIKEILFNPTNNTCSYLLNRNQPKSTGMMMLNHGRLAIGGSASASTPTAVTSTISPVSSSASTSSSSAANSGNNTYTIYYNDYIMKYLLKNRLYENVEMRVDEKVLKNSLFDIIKKNIIDIVTYSCSLLTFYYIYEKSTSPINNDCYSFDRTNQMESLNEIVLNEETKKDIKAVLFFLLYPKIFEENDGISCNTILFTGDTGTGKSLLAKIIAKELNYDLVHLSGSAFIELYIGNGASKIRNLFKKAKKNKKSVVIFIDEIDSIGLSRSMNDVSSNQNHEYTQTLNQLLVEIDALHEYNREQMQVASVVPVASKYGKSSSIYGRSGRSRRSGNVLIHLKNKILDDSNSENELDFKEKEDGYDILQYYLNNNLSLLDIEDIFNLKRYKRKKFILFIGATNRYKNLDSALIRSKRFDKIIHFQLPNLFTRRRLFDLYIQKYATGKNSNLTRTYETTTNASTDTNVNVNSTCWDGSNNSKMGNICMSVAPMDSGLLASEISTHLNNLEKISRQKKDNLVEYNTFEDKFGPYLGTPPISTLPLGSLPFGGKDKYNRLLSSLSRREDDRSGGSTIDTFTLSILSYLFNCADIDQLVYSIKVSSLMKSNVTTGTPLKSSYSKNIFYLQNNMNTIIFENLLSVLHKKFTYDNYAEKIFCQGDYEELTPSINFKLLNSTLSDINFEEYLNRFINFCNKELEKKIGENTAIPSKKKTNKISFNDLLFFYDLKEMKRKVWGVGGDDEDIGSLQNNFFGNTKFSKQSKSYHLFLLWKAIECFFTTLHVNYKKII; encoded by the coding sequence atgaagacCAGAAATGACAAAAGGACGAACGTCGAGCAAGCGATGAGCGACTACCTGATTAACCTGagtaatatttacaaaaactCTTATGTGTTAAGTGATactgaaaataatgaaaagaaagTGTGGGGAAAAACAAACTATTCGAAGCTAGAATTAGTGAGGAAGGAAAATAGTATGGCAAGAGGGGGGGGGAGTAGCACTAACCAAAtcagtagcagtagtaacaATAGCAATAAAATGAGTGGAAGTAATATTAGTAGGAACAAtaacagtagtaataataacaatagcaaTAGCAATTGCAATAGTAGCAGCagtagaagtagaagtaATAGTGCCGCTACCAACAGCAGTGGTGGTAGTACCAAAGATGATGATTCGAGCGCCGAAAAAAGTAAATCGCAATATTATGAAGATATTATGAATAgcatttttacaataaaagaaagagaaatatATAGGAACATAAAGAGACTAatgaagaatgaaaaaaattatttggaCATTGaaacaaatgaatatttatattgttatgtatttatattggcaataaaaaaaatattttatgaaattatcTTACAGAAAAAGCAGAATCATATccttgaaaaattaaatcatGAACATGTGCAACAAAAGCAGAAGAATAACATGTCGTCATACTATAATAATGGAGTTTACATCATTTCTAAAgatcaaaagaaaaaaagtttgCTAAAGGAAAACGTCAGTATGGAGTTGAACCATGGGGAAATATTGTACATTGCAAGAAGCAACAGTACAGATGAAACTTCAAAGAATGGAAAGGCTTCTAACAATAACAGTGGTAGTAATGGTTGTTATAAAGGGGGTCATAAGGATTGCAGTAAGGACTATGATAAGGACTGCAAAAAGGAGGAGAGGATACCCCTCGAGCAGTATAAAGCAGACATAGCTGaagcaaagaaaaaaataggtGATAACACGAATGTAGTCCATTTTGAAATTGTTGATAACGCAGATAATGCTGATGACTACTCCAGAGGAAAAGAGTCTAAAGGGTTTGACGAACCGCATGACGATCTGCAGAATGGTAGTAAGTTAGGTTCCAATTTATATGGAGCAGCATCTCAGACAAATGATGGAAAGAGAGATACAGCAAAGGATGAACAAAACACTGCCACTGGTAGTTCCGCTAACAGTGCCATTAACAAGCGGAGCGGAGAGGGGATTGTGAAGAGGGAGAAGAAAAAGAGCAACACACTAGAAAAGAATTACCTTACATTCATTTTTGAGAAactgaaaaataataagtcCTATTGGTTAATACCAATTAGCGTTCTTTCGTGCATATACTTGTATTATAAGATGAGGGAAAGGGTTTCAAGCTTCATGTACAACcattatatgaacatatcgaaatatttttcaagtaTGTTTCTGGGAAATAGCATTAGTGGTGAtaagttaatatataaagattacaatcattttttttataatataagtaaaaataatataaaggaaatattatttaatcctACAAATAATACATGTAGTTATTTACTAAATAGGAATCAGCCAAAAAGTACAGGCATGATGATGCTGAACCATGGTAGATTGGCCATAGGGGGGAGTGCCAGTGCCTCTACCCCTACAGCTGTTACGTCTACTATTTCCCCAGTTTCTTCATCTGCTTCTACTTCGTCCTCATCTGCTGCTAACAGTGGAAACAACACATACACAATTTACTACAATgattatattatgaaatacCTTCTTAAAAATCGATTGTACGAAAATGTAGAGATGAGAGTGGACGAAAAAGTGTTGAAGAACTCCCTTTTCGATAtcattaagaaaaatataattgatATAGTAACGTATAGTTGTTCTCTACtaactttttattacatatatgaaaaaagtacGTCCCCCATAAATAATGATTGTTACTCTTTTGATAGAACAAACCAAATGGAGTCATTAAACGAAATAgtattaaatgaagaaacgaaaaaagatattaaagctgttttgttctttttattatatccaaaaatatttgaagAGAATGACGGAATAAGTTGTAAcactatattatttactgGTGATACAGGTACTGGAAAAAGTTTACTTGCCAAAATTATAGCAAAGGAACTAAACTATGATCTTGTTCACTTATCCGGATCTGCTTTTATAGAGTTATATATAGGTAATGGTGCATCTAAAAttagaaatttatttaaaaaagcaaaaaaaaataaaaaatctgtagttatatttatagaCGAAATTGATAGTATAGGACTAAGTAGAAGTATGAATGATGTTTCCAGTAATCAAAATCATGAATACACACAAACTTTAAATCAGCTACTAGTTGAGATTGATGCGTTGCATGAATACAATAGGGAACAGATGCAGGTAGCATCCGTAGTACCCGTAGCATctaaatatggaaaaagtAGTAGCATATATGGTCGAAGTGGAAGAAGTAGGAGAAGTGGAAACGTActaattcatttaaaaaataaaattttagacGATTCGAATAGCGAAAATGAACTTGATTTTAAGGAAAAAGAGGATGGATACgatatattacaatattaCTTGAACAATAATTTAAGTTTATTAGATATTGAAGATATATTTAACCTAAAGAgatataaaaggaaaaaatttattttatttattggtGCCACGAATAGATACAAAAACCTAGATTCTGCTTTAATTCGATCAAAACGATTTGACAAAATTATCCACTTTCAACTTCCCAATTTGTTTACTCGAAGGAGGTTATTCGATCTCTACATACAGAAATATGCCACAGGAAAAAACAGTAATTTAACACGAACGTATGAAACTACTACTAATGCATCTACCGATACTAATGTAAACGTAAACAGCACTTGTTGGGATGGAAGCAACAACAGTAAGATGGGAAATATATGCATGAGTGTTGCTCCCATGGATAGTGGCCTATTAGCTAGCGAAATAAGTACACACTTAAATAATCTGGAAAAAATTTCACGCCAAAAGAAAGATAATCTAGTGGAATACAATACATTTGAAGATAAATTTGGACCATATCTTGGTACTCCTCCAATTAGTACTCTTCCACTTGGTTCCCTTCCCTTTGGGGGGAAAGACAAGTACAACAGATTGCTCAGCTCACTTAGCCGTAGAGAAGACGATCGCTCAGGTGGTAGCACCATCGACACGTTCACTCTGTCAATCCTTAGCTATCTCTTTAATTGTGCAGATATAGATCAATTGGTTTACTCCATTAAGGTTAGTAGTTTAATGAAAAGCAATGTAACAACAGGAACACCATTAAAAAGTAGTTAttcgaaaaatattttttatttacagaATAACATGAACACtattatatttgaaaatctGTTGTCAGTGCTCCACAAAAAGTTTACTTACGATAATTACGCAGAGAAAATTTTTTGCCAAGGTGATTACGAAGAATTGACTCCATCAATTAATTTCAAATTACTCAATAGTACGCTTTCagatataaattttgaagaatatttaaatcGATTTATAAATTTCTGTAATAAAgaattggaaaaaaaaataggagaAAATACTGCTATACCtagtaaaaaaaagacaaacaaaatttcttttaacgACTTGTTGTTCTTTTACgatttaaaagaaatgaaaagaaaagtatGGGGAGTTGGAGGAGACGACGAAGATATAGGTTCATTgcaaaacaattttttcgggaatacaaaattttctaAGCAAAGCAAAAGCTACCACCTTTTCCTCTTGTGGAAAGCTATTGAGTGTTTCTTCACCACTCTGCATGTAAACTATAAGAAGATAATATGA